Below is a genomic region from Geoglobus acetivorans.
CGGTGAACTTGAGGTGTCTCCGGAAACAAGGGAGGCGCTGAAGGACGTAAACAGCAAACTTCTGATTGAGGTTTACGTAACCCCGAGCTGCCCGTACTGTCCAAAAGCCGTGCTCGTGGCTCACCAGTTTGCGATGATAAGTGAAAACATAGAGGGTGTTATGATTGAAAGCCTCGAATTTCCATCGCTGGCTGACAGATGGAGCGTTATGGGTGTACCGCACACGGTCATCAGAAACCTCGATAAGGGCAATGTTGTTCAGTTCGTTGGTGCATATCCAGAAACGCATGTTATCAACTTCGTGAAGGATGCGGATGAGGGCAAGGATGTCGACATGAGATAAACCCCACTTTACTTTTCTTTTCATGGCCCCAACAAGTATTTAAATAACCTTCCGACAAAACACATTCAATGGATGAGTTTGAAGAAATAATTGAGATAGAAATTGACGAAGAGGAGTTTGAAACTGAAGATGATGCCAGGCTTGCAGAAATTTACAAGCTTGCGGTAAAGCTCGTGGAGCATCTCGAAAGGCTGAAAAGCCAGGAGCTGAAGGAAGCAACGTCCCTGATGATAATCAGGGAAATTCTCTCGGACGACAGAATTCTGCTCGGCCTTGTAACCAAGATGATTCAGGATCTGTCCCTTGGCTATGAGGACGACCCTACGTATTCTTCCTGAAAATTTTTGTGCCAACGGTAAAATATTTTAACCTCTTTATATGCATATTAATGTGGAAGTGCGCAAACTTCAGCTCATTGGCGGATCAAGTTTCATGGTTAGCCTGCCGAAGAACTGGATTAAGAAAAACAATCTCGACCAGGGCGACGACATAATTCTCGACATTGATGAGGATGTAATCAAAATAATGCCAAAAAAGTATTCTGAGGAGAGCAAGGTTGTAAAGGCCATTATTGAGAAGCTGCCCGCTTATGATGAGAGATTTTTGAGGCGCTTCATCATCGCGCTGTACATACAGGGGCTGGACGAAATAGAGATCAGGGACAAGATGCTCTCCCCCAAGCTCGTGAGCAGGATCAGCGGGATCGTGCATGAGATAATAGGATTTGAGGTAATTGATGCTCAGGAAAATTCGATTGTGCTCAGGAGTCTGACCACAGCAGAATTTGACATAATAGGTGTGCTTAAAAGAATGTCCCAGATCGTTCTCG
It encodes:
- the pdo gene encoding protein disulfide oxidoreductase: MGLLKNEDKEYLKREFENALKNDVRLILFSSEDEHCIYCKETRQLLEEVSALSDKILLEVHDIKSEDAKTMGVEHTPTIVITDSDSRLGSRIKFIGIPSGYEFTTLIKDIMFISSGELEVSPETREALKDVNSKLLIEVYVTPSCPYCPKAVLVAHQFAMISENIEGVMIESLEFPSLADRWSVMGVPHTVIRNLDKGNVVQFVGAYPETHVINFVKDADEGKDVDMR